CAAAATCGATTAGCGGTGTTGTCTCTGTTATTCACGATATTGATAAAGATAAGGTCAAATTTAGAGAGGGAGATATTATTGTAGCACAAAAAACTGAGAGAGACTATATGCCGATAATAGAAAAAGCATCTGCTATAATAACAGAAGAAGGTGGTCTCACATCACATGCTGCAATTGTAGGTCTTAACTATGGCATACCTGTAATTGTAGGATGTGAAGGAGTGACAGCAAAATTGAAAGACGGCATGACGGTTACTCTTGATACAGCGAGAGGTCTTGTCTATAAAGGAATAGTAAATATCAAATAAGACAGGAAGCTTAACACTTCTTGTCTTTAACTTTTGGGGGAATATATATGTATTCATATGATGCAAAGATACGTGTACGTTACGGAGAAACAGATAAGATGGGTATTGTATACTATGCCAATTATTTAAATTGGTTTGAAATAGGAAGGACAGAATTTTTTCGCTCACTTGGTATGACATATAGGCAACTTGAAGATAATAAGATTATGCTTCCTGTTATAGAAACACATTGCAAATATCTATGGTCCGCAGAGTATGATGACATTGTAATAATAAGGACACATATAGATTTCTTAAAAGGAACGAGAATAAGATTTTCTTACGACATAATAAGGGAAGATGACGGGAAAATTTTGGCACAAGGTACTACAGAACATCCCTTCACAACACTCGAGAAAAAGCCAGTTAACATAAAAAAGGTATTGCCAGAAGTATATGAGATGTTGTTAAAATGCTATGATGGTAAAGAATGATAAAAGTAAAATGCATTAACTGTAAGTTTTTACATTTAATGCAAGGAGATAGTTTTATGTATTATAAAATACTTGCATTGTTTATAGTAGTTCCACTTATTGAACTGTACATATTAATAGTTTTGGGAAAGAATATCGGGGTACTACCTACAATTCTGATTGTCGTCGGTGCTGGAATAGTAGGTGTTTCAATGCTAAAAAGAGAAGGCTTCAAAGTAATAAGAGAATTTAAAAATGCCTTAAATGAAGGAAGAGTACCTGGTGATGAATTGTTAAATGGCATACTTGTACTGGTTGGTGGCGTACTATTAATAACACCTGGGCTAATTACAGATGCGATGGGTTTTTTACTATTGATTCCTGCTACACGTAATACTGCAAAAAGGTGGCTTAAAAGTTATTTGCTATATCTCATCCGCGGTGGTGGAATAAGATTTTTTTTCAGAAGATGAATATTATAGAATAAAATGGTTATAATGGTAATTGGTAACCGATTGTATTACGGGGACATATTGTCCCCACATTTTTATTTTGAAAGTATTTATATTCTCTGTAAAATGTAAACAAAAATGTTTCTTCTAACTATATCCCCGAAAAGGGATTTTAATTCATCAACTTTTTATTCAAATTAAGGACTTACTTTTGAATTAAACATTTTGGATAAAATCAAAAAAGATAAAAAATTTATATAGATAAAAATAATGTAATTAGAAAAATCGTTTGCGCAAAAGAAAATATTATAGTAAAATAGAGATGGAGGAGGTGTTCTGATGAAGAGAAAAGCTTTAGCATGTATTTTTTTACTTATTTTCGTTTTTTCTATAATAACAGGATGTTCCAGTAATGTATCGTCAGTAAAAATTCAAAAATTAGACAATGCAAAAGCAGTGAATGCACCGGGAAATGATGATACGTGGGCACCTGCACAGAAGCAAGGGATCGGTACAGCAAATAATTATAATTCTAAAGTGTGGTTTACATTGGCAAATGGCGCGATATCTGAAGTTTATTATCCTACAATAGATACTGCAAACACAAAGGAACTAAAATTTATTGTAAGTGATGGAAAATCGTTTGTATCCGATGAGACGAAAGATACTTTGAGTAAGGTAGAAAAGTTAGATGAAAAGTCTTTAGGCTTTAAACTCATAAACACAGACAAAACCGGTAGATACAGGATTACGAAAGAAATATTTACAGATCCAAAAAGAAATTCACTTATTATGAAGACTAAATTTGAAGCATTGAAAGGTAATGTCAGCGATTATAAGCTTTATCTTGTCTATGATCCACATATAAAAAATCAGGGAAAATACAATGATGGATATGTTATAAAGTCAAATGGCAAGAATATGTTAGTTGCAAAAAGGGAAAACATTTATTCAGCATTAGCTACAGATGTACCGTGGATTGGCTATTCTATAGGGTATTATAATGTGAATGATATATTGAAAGACTTACAGCAAAATAAAAAGATGACATTACATTTTGACAGTGGAAGAGGAAGCATCATAGAAGCTGCGGAGGTGGATTTATCAAAGAAGAACGAATTTGAGACAGTCCTTTCATTTGGCGAAAGTGATGCGGATGCCGCAAAGACAGTCTTAAATACACTTAATGATAATTACAACAAGCTTAAAAGTGATTATATATCTGAATGGACTAAATATTGTAAAAGCTTAAATAACTATGGTGGTAAAGCAAATTCTCTATATTATAACAGCATGATGATATTAAAAGCAAGCGAAGATAAGACAAATAAGGGAGCATACATTGCTTCACTTTCAATACCATGGGGTGAAGGACAAGGTGATGAAAATAAAGGCGGCTACCATCTTATATGGTCGAGGGACTTATACCATATAGCAAATGCTTTTATAGTTGCAGGTGACAAAGACTCCGCTGGACGTGCATTAGATTTTCTCACAAAAGTAGTAGAGGAAAATGGTATGATTCCGCAAAATACATGGATAACCGGTAAACCCTATTGGAATGGTATACAGCTTGATGAACAGGCTGATCCAATTATACTTGCATATCGCCTTAAAAGGTATGACCTTTATAAAAAGATGGTCAAACCTCTTGCAGATTTTATTATGAAGGTTGGACCAAAGACGAATCAAGAAAGATGGGAAGAAGTAGGAGGTTATTCCCCTGCAACAATGGCCTCAGAAGTTGCAGGACTTACATGTGCATCTGAAATAGCAAAACAGAATAAAGATTTTGAGGCAGCAAAAAAATATCAGGAAAAGGCTGACAATTGGCAAAAACTTATAGATAAACTGACATACACTGAAAAGGGACTTCTCGGAAGTGGAAAGTATTATATCAGGATTGCAGGATTACCTGATCCAAATTCTAATTTTATGATAAACATTGCAAATGGTGGCGGTACATATGACCAGAAAGAAATAGTAGATCCAAGCTTTCTCGAGCTTGTAAGGCTTGGTATAAAATCGCCTGATGACCCAAAAATATTAAGTACATTACAAGTTGTAGATAGTACATTAAAAATAGACACACCAAAAGGACCGTCGTGGTATAGGTATAACCATGATGGATATGGTGAACCGTCAAAGACGGAGCTGTACCATGGTACAGGGAAAGGGAGATTATGGCCATTACTTACCGGTGAGAGAGGAATGTACGAAATTGCAGCAGAAAAAGATGCGACACCATATGTAAAAGCAATGGAGAATTACGCAAATGAAGGCGGCATAATATCTGAACAGATATGGGAGGATACAGGTCTTCCAACAGGTTCTGCATCACCGCTTAATTGGGCACATGCAGAATATGTAATCTTATTTGCATCTAATATAGAACATAAAGTTCTTGATAGACCTGATATTGTATATAATAGATATATTATCAATAAATGAAGCACGTGAAAGTGAAGCATAAGGATATTACTCATGCTTCATTTTTTATTTCGCAAGGTGAGTACATAATATTATTTTATTAACTTTAGTAAATGCGAAACAAAAAGCCGCTTACGAATTTCTAATTGTTCTGCTTTTTAATTTTGATTTAACCATGATTTGACTGTGCAAAAAGTGAATAGTACTTTTGCTATATATGAAGTATAATAAAAAAAGAATATTTGTATGGGGTGATTGCATTTGCAAAACATCGAAGTTGGCGATAGATATGAGATATATATTGATAATATGGCACATGAAGGGCAAGGTGTAGGAAGGTTAAATGGGATAGCTGTTTTTGTAGATGGTGCTTTAATAGGTGAAAAAGTTGTTGCACGGATTGATGAAGCGCATAAAAATTATTTAAATGCGCATGTAGTTAAAATAATTGTAGCATCTTTGGAGAGGATTAACCCGCAATGTCCTTATTCAGATAGATGTGGTGGTTGTATGCTGCAGCATTTAAACTATGAAGGCCAATTGATGTTTAAAAAACAAATTGTCAGAGATAATCTATCGAGAATTGGTAAGATTAATGTGGAAATTTCCGATACAATTGGTATGAAAAATCCAAAAAATTATAGAAATAAAGCACAATATCCAGTTGGAGTTAATAACGGTGAAGTAGTTACAGGTTTCTATACCGCAAAAACACATGATATTGTTCCGATTGATACTTGTATGTTACAAAACGAGACAAGCATAAAGATTACAAAGATTATTAGAGATTGGATGAAGGATTTTAAGATAACGGCATATGGCGATAAAACAGGGAAAGGCCTTTTAAGACATATCGTAACTAAAGTTGGATTTAAAACAGGTGAAGTAATGGCTGTACTTGTCATAAATGGTGATGACATACCACACAAAGATGAATTAATAAATTCTTTGAAAGAAAATATAAGTGGACTTAAAAGTATAGTATTAAATATAAATAAGCGTAGATTAAAAGTAGTAATGGGAAAGGAAAATATAACGATATTTGGTGATGATTTTATTACGGATTACATAGGGGATATAAAATTTGAAATCTCTCCACTTTCATTTTTTCAGGTAAATCCGGTACAAACTAAAGTTTTGTATAATAAAGCATTAGATTATGCAGATTTAAAAGGCAATGAGACTGTTATAGATGTCTACTGTGGTATTGGCACTATATCATTATTTTTTGCGAAATCGGCAAAACATGTTTATGGCATAGAAATCGTAGAAGAAGCTATAAAAGACGCTAAAAGAAATGCCGAGATAAATAATATAAAAAATACTGAATTTATAGCAGGAAAAGCCGAAGTGGTAATGCCAAAACTATATAAAAGAGGCATAAGACCAGATGTAATTGTAGTGGATCCACCCAGAAGAGGTTGCGACAATGCCGTACTTGAAGCCTGTACAAAAATGAAACCGGAAAAGATAATTTATGTATCTTGCAATCCGTCAACATTAGCGCGCGACTTAAGATACCTTGAAGACAATGGTTTTAAAACAGAAAAAGTTCAACCAGTTGACATGTTTCCATTCACTTCACACATCGAGTGCGTAGTTTTGCTCAAAAGGAAACACAGTTAGAATGAAGAGCATTATATTTAGCAATACGCTGAACTTTGCGATAAGATTATTGAAAAATACTAAATAAATAATAAATATTTCATGGGGATTAAAGAAAGATATAAATTTATTAATTTGTAAGACATTCAAAAATACATAGATTTATTTGTTAAAATTCAATTTAATAAAACAAATAAAATGCTCTCATATAGTATAAAAATGAGAGTATTTTAATTTTTTTGAGGCGACTAATTGACAATTAATATAAATACAGCAGAGATTATTGATAAATTGCATAAAATAAATCTAAAAAGTGTATACATTTATTTTCTTAAATTGTTATATTAATGAAAGCAGTTAACTGCATGACCCTTTTATAAAAATGACGGCATTTTTACCCTTAAATTTAAGGGAGGTTAAACATGAAAGATGAGAGGTTAGAAGATCTTTTATTAAAAGAAATGTTTGTAATACATAGGTATTTGATGAAAATAGGTGCGAGCTCAGAGGATGCGGAAGATATCGTACAGGAAACCATATGTAAAGCTATTGAGTACATTGATTCATTAGATGGTGAAAAAATCTCTTCCTGGCTGTTTAAGGTATCAATAAACAGATATTATAACCTGTATAACAAGAAAAAGAAGGAGGAGATTGGACTTGACGATCGAATACTTTCAAGCCTGCATTCAGATGGTATGATAGAAGACCATGTGCTTAATGAAGAGCTGAAGGCAAACGTACAAAAAGTTCTTGGCTTATTAAAGGAAAGTTACAGAACCCTTTTAATTTTTAAATATTTTATCGGTTTATCTTATAAGGAAATAGGCAATATTTTGAATTTGGATGAAAGCAAAGTAAAGACATATCTTTATCGCGCAAGAATTAAATTTAAAGAATTATGGGAGGTATTAGACTATGGCAGATGAAAAAAAAATAAACGGAAATGGCAATAATGATGAGAAAGATCTTGATGATATTTTTGAGAGCACAAAGAAGGATAAATTTGAAAAAGCAGTAAAAAGGGCAAAATGGCGCTCTATTTTAAGAACTATAGTTATAAGTTTGATAGTTATAGGGATTGTTTCAATAAGCAGTATCTTTATAGGAAACAAAGTAACACAG
This portion of the Thermoanaerobacterium sp. RBIITD genome encodes:
- a CDS encoding thioesterase family protein; the encoded protein is MYSYDAKIRVRYGETDKMGIVYYANYLNWFEIGRTEFFRSLGMTYRQLEDNKIMLPVIETHCKYLWSAEYDDIVIIRTHIDFLKGTRIRFSYDIIREDDGKILAQGTTEHPFTTLEKKPVNIKKVLPEVYEMLLKCYDGKE
- a CDS encoding FxsA family protein yields the protein MYYKILALFIVVPLIELYILIVLGKNIGVLPTILIVVGAGIVGVSMLKREGFKVIREFKNALNEGRVPGDELLNGILVLVGGVLLITPGLITDAMGFLLLIPATRNTAKRWLKSYLLYLIRGGGIRFFFRR
- a CDS encoding glucan 1,4-alpha-glucosidase, encoding MKRKALACIFLLIFVFSIITGCSSNVSSVKIQKLDNAKAVNAPGNDDTWAPAQKQGIGTANNYNSKVWFTLANGAISEVYYPTIDTANTKELKFIVSDGKSFVSDETKDTLSKVEKLDEKSLGFKLINTDKTGRYRITKEIFTDPKRNSLIMKTKFEALKGNVSDYKLYLVYDPHIKNQGKYNDGYVIKSNGKNMLVAKRENIYSALATDVPWIGYSIGYYNVNDILKDLQQNKKMTLHFDSGRGSIIEAAEVDLSKKNEFETVLSFGESDADAAKTVLNTLNDNYNKLKSDYISEWTKYCKSLNNYGGKANSLYYNSMMILKASEDKTNKGAYIASLSIPWGEGQGDENKGGYHLIWSRDLYHIANAFIVAGDKDSAGRALDFLTKVVEENGMIPQNTWITGKPYWNGIQLDEQADPIILAYRLKRYDLYKKMVKPLADFIMKVGPKTNQERWEEVGGYSPATMASEVAGLTCASEIAKQNKDFEAAKKYQEKADNWQKLIDKLTYTEKGLLGSGKYYIRIAGLPDPNSNFMINIANGGGTYDQKEIVDPSFLELVRLGIKSPDDPKILSTLQVVDSTLKIDTPKGPSWYRYNHDGYGEPSKTELYHGTGKGRLWPLLTGERGMYEIAAEKDATPYVKAMENYANEGGIISEQIWEDTGLPTGSASPLNWAHAEYVILFASNIEHKVLDRPDIVYNRYIINK
- the rlmD gene encoding 23S rRNA (uracil(1939)-C(5))-methyltransferase RlmD, with product MQNIEVGDRYEIYIDNMAHEGQGVGRLNGIAVFVDGALIGEKVVARIDEAHKNYLNAHVVKIIVASLERINPQCPYSDRCGGCMLQHLNYEGQLMFKKQIVRDNLSRIGKINVEISDTIGMKNPKNYRNKAQYPVGVNNGEVVTGFYTAKTHDIVPIDTCMLQNETSIKITKIIRDWMKDFKITAYGDKTGKGLLRHIVTKVGFKTGEVMAVLVINGDDIPHKDELINSLKENISGLKSIVLNINKRRLKVVMGKENITIFGDDFITDYIGDIKFEISPLSFFQVNPVQTKVLYNKALDYADLKGNETVIDVYCGIGTISLFFAKSAKHVYGIEIVEEAIKDAKRNAEINNIKNTEFIAGKAEVVMPKLYKRGIRPDVIVVDPPRRGCDNAVLEACTKMKPEKIIYVSCNPSTLARDLRYLEDNGFKTEKVQPVDMFPFTSHIECVVLLKRKHS
- a CDS encoding sigma-70 family RNA polymerase sigma factor, which gives rise to MKDERLEDLLLKEMFVIHRYLMKIGASSEDAEDIVQETICKAIEYIDSLDGEKISSWLFKVSINRYYNLYNKKKKEEIGLDDRILSSLHSDGMIEDHVLNEELKANVQKVLGLLKESYRTLLIFKYFIGLSYKEIGNILNLDESKVKTYLYRARIKFKELWEVLDYGR